One region of gamma proteobacterium HIMB55 genomic DNA includes:
- a CDS encoding ABC-type dipeptide/oligopeptide/nickel transport system, permease component (PFAM: Binding-protein-dependent transport system inner membrane component) → MNTEEMNVLSGADLTDAEDGSSLWQDAWLRLKKNRAAVAGGVVLITMVILALLTPLIAPYSYEAQNLDLGASPPSAAHWLGTDIFGRDLLTQILYGGRISLAVGFIATAVALVIGVTWGAVAGYVGGRVDAAMMRFVDILYALPFMIFIILLMVVFGRNILLLFLAIGAVEWLTMARIMRTQVQALRQQEFVEAAISLGLSPSAIIFKHIIPNAIGPIIVYTTLTIPSVMLLEAFLSFLGLGIQPPQTSWGLLISYGAETMEEYPWLLIFPGLALTITLFSLNFLGDGLRDALDVRGSKD, encoded by the coding sequence ATGAATACTGAAGAAATGAACGTATTGTCAGGCGCTGACCTTACAGATGCCGAAGATGGCTCATCGCTCTGGCAGGACGCGTGGCTGAGGCTCAAGAAAAACAGAGCTGCTGTGGCGGGCGGTGTGGTGCTCATCACCATGGTGATTTTGGCACTGCTTACACCACTGATTGCACCCTACAGCTACGAGGCACAGAACCTTGATTTAGGCGCGTCTCCACCGTCAGCGGCACACTGGCTGGGAACCGATATTTTCGGTCGAGACCTGCTTACGCAGATTTTGTATGGCGGGCGCATTTCGCTCGCGGTGGGCTTCATTGCTACCGCTGTCGCCTTGGTAATTGGCGTCACCTGGGGCGCGGTAGCAGGATATGTGGGTGGGCGCGTGGATGCGGCAATGATGCGCTTCGTCGATATTCTCTACGCCCTACCCTTTATGATTTTCATCATCCTGCTGATGGTGGTGTTTGGCAGAAACATTCTTCTTTTGTTCCTCGCCATAGGTGCGGTCGAATGGCTCACCATGGCGCGGATTATGCGCACGCAGGTACAAGCCCTCCGGCAGCAGGAGTTTGTCGAAGCGGCCATCTCGCTGGGCCTGTCTCCGAGCGCCATTATCTTTAAGCACATCATTCCCAACGCGATTGGCCCGATCATCGTGTACACCACGCTAACCATACCGAGCGTAATGTTGCTTGAGGCGTTTTTAAGCTTCTTAGGACTCGGCATCCAACCCCCGCAAACCAGTTGGGGACTGCTTATCAGCTACGGGGCGGAGACCATGGAAGAGTACCCATGGCTACTGATATTCCCGGGGCTTGCGCTGACAATTACCCTGTTTTCACTGAACTTCTTAGGCGATGGCTTGCGCGATGCGCTCGACGTTCGCGGCTCTAAGGATTGA
- a CDS encoding ABC-type dipeptide/oligopeptide/nickel transport system, permease component (PFAM: Binding-protein-dependent transport system inner membrane component), which translates to MLRFIFWRLIQAIPVIFVVITATFFLVRSAPGGPFDSEKAVLPEVKRALEAQYKLDLPLHEQYFAYLSDLSNGDLGPSFKYPGRSVNEILGSGLPVTAELGLYALSFALLIGVLAGVFAALKPNTRQDYIPMGLAMIGICMPSFLLGPLLVLVFGIYLDWLPIAGWGDLPGDKILPSITLGSAYAAYIARLSRAGMLEILSQDYIRTARAKGLPEWRVVTQHALRGGLIPVIAFLGPAFAGLLAGSFVVETIFQIPGLGRFYVQAAFNRDYTMILGTTVFLSTLIVFFNLISDVIAAWLNPRLRAQFKGAA; encoded by the coding sequence GTGCTGCGTTTTATTTTTTGGCGATTAATTCAAGCTATCCCTGTCATCTTTGTTGTCATCACCGCGACCTTCTTCTTGGTGCGTTCAGCACCGGGGGGGCCTTTCGATAGCGAGAAAGCGGTACTTCCCGAGGTTAAGCGTGCGCTGGAGGCGCAGTACAAGCTCGACCTACCACTGCACGAGCAATACTTCGCCTATCTCAGTGATTTGAGTAATGGCGATCTGGGCCCCTCCTTCAAATACCCAGGGCGCAGCGTGAACGAGATTTTGGGAAGCGGCCTTCCTGTTACGGCAGAGCTTGGCTTGTACGCGCTGAGTTTCGCGTTGCTCATTGGTGTTTTGGCGGGGGTTTTCGCGGCACTAAAGCCCAATACTAGGCAAGACTACATCCCAATGGGGCTCGCGATGATAGGGATCTGTATGCCCTCCTTCCTGCTAGGTCCGCTACTTGTTCTGGTATTCGGTATTTACCTCGACTGGCTTCCAATTGCAGGCTGGGGTGATTTGCCGGGCGACAAAATTCTTCCATCGATCACGCTTGGATCTGCTTACGCCGCTTACATTGCGCGCTTAAGCCGCGCGGGGATGCTCGAAATTCTGTCGCAAGACTATATCCGAACGGCACGTGCCAAGGGGTTACCGGAATGGCGGGTGGTCACCCAGCACGCACTTCGCGGCGGACTCATTCCCGTTATCGCCTTTCTCGGACCTGCTTTTGCCGGTCTGCTCGCGGGATCTTTTGTTGTGGAAACGATTTTCCAAATCCCTGGCTTAGGCCGCTTCTATGTACAAGCGGCGTTTAACCGCGACTACACAATGATTTTAGGCACCACCGTATTCCTCTCAACACTCATTGTGTTCTTCAACCTGATCAGTGACGTGATAGCCGCGTGGCTGAATCCGCGTCTCCGCGCGCAGTTCAAAGGAGCCGCTTGA
- a CDS encoding ABC-type oligopeptide transport system, periplasmic component (PFAM: Bacterial extracellular solute-binding proteins, family 5 Middle), whose amino-acid sequence MRFFRSFLTVSSLALLLTACGSGESNVVSGNREGLLHYGNGAEPQGLDPHVVTGVPENHLIRALFEGLAVKNPKTLEPEPGVAERWEISDDGTVYTFYINPNAKWSNGEPITASDYVWSWNRALHPDTGSLYAYMLYPIANSEAYSKREITDFNEVGVKALDDLTLEVTLNAPTPYFLQLMDHYSSFAVHPETLMKHGKMTDRFTPWTRVGNIVSNGAFTLEEWSLNRRIIMKKSEHYWDRDNVELNGIVFYPTENVVSEERMFRAEQLHYTQVVPLDKIPGYRESGDPSYVQAPYLGTYYYLVNTDRPPVDNVLVRRALSLALDREKLTRTVLQDTAIPAFSITPPDTLGYNPPKLFDHDPEQARQLLAEAGYPNGEGWPGLEIIYNTQEAHRKIAVAVQQMWKSELNIDVTIANQEWKVYLDSVSQRNFQVARRGWIGDYVDANNFLDLFITEGGNNNTGYANDIYDDIILNRAPKAKTRDERYGLFYEAETMLMQEMPIIPIYTYTSKHLVHPSVEGIYPNLMDSLNLKYVKLHPERRLNGEAN is encoded by the coding sequence ATGCGTTTTTTTCGATCGTTTTTAACTGTCAGTTCCCTCGCGTTACTGCTGACAGCCTGTGGTAGTGGTGAAAGTAATGTGGTGTCTGGAAACCGAGAGGGTTTACTCCACTACGGCAACGGCGCAGAGCCCCAAGGCCTCGACCCACACGTTGTAACAGGTGTCCCGGAAAACCACCTTATCCGCGCGCTTTTTGAAGGCCTTGCGGTAAAAAATCCGAAGACGCTCGAGCCTGAACCCGGTGTAGCCGAGCGATGGGAAATCAGCGACGACGGCACCGTTTACACGTTCTACATCAACCCCAATGCGAAGTGGAGTAACGGTGAGCCGATCACTGCCTCTGACTATGTCTGGTCGTGGAATCGTGCGCTGCACCCTGATACGGGCTCGCTTTACGCTTACATGCTCTACCCAATTGCTAATTCAGAGGCCTACTCGAAGCGTGAAATCACCGACTTCAATGAGGTCGGTGTCAAAGCGCTCGATGACCTGACATTAGAAGTCACGTTAAACGCGCCAACACCTTATTTCCTGCAGCTCATGGATCACTACAGCAGCTTCGCGGTCCACCCCGAGACGCTCATGAAGCACGGCAAGATGACCGATCGTTTCACGCCTTGGACGCGAGTCGGCAACATCGTGAGCAACGGCGCCTTCACCTTGGAAGAGTGGTCACTTAATCGCCGCATTATCATGAAAAAGAGCGAGCACTACTGGGATCGGGACAACGTGGAACTCAATGGCATCGTTTTCTATCCCACCGAGAACGTTGTCAGTGAAGAGCGCATGTTCCGTGCGGAGCAGTTGCACTACACGCAGGTAGTCCCACTGGACAAGATTCCCGGATATCGCGAAAGCGGAGACCCGAGTTACGTGCAGGCGCCCTACTTGGGCACCTACTACTACTTGGTTAATACCGATCGACCACCCGTGGACAACGTTCTCGTCCGCCGTGCGCTTTCGTTGGCGTTAGACCGCGAAAAACTTACGCGAACGGTACTCCAGGACACCGCCATCCCGGCCTTTAGCATCACGCCGCCGGATACCTTGGGCTACAACCCGCCAAAACTTTTTGATCATGACCCTGAGCAAGCACGCCAGTTGCTTGCTGAAGCAGGCTATCCAAACGGTGAGGGGTGGCCAGGGCTTGAGATCATTTACAACACGCAGGAAGCGCATCGAAAAATCGCAGTAGCTGTACAGCAAATGTGGAAGAGCGAACTCAATATCGATGTGACGATCGCTAACCAAGAGTGGAAGGTTTACTTAGACTCCGTTTCGCAGCGTAACTTCCAAGTTGCGCGCCGCGGCTGGATTGGTGATTACGTTGATGCAAATAACTTCCTCGACCTCTTCATTACCGAGGGTGGAAACAACAACACTGGCTATGCCAACGACATCTACGACGACATCATTCTCAACCGAGCGCCCAAGGCTAAGACGCGTGACGAGCGATACGGTCTATTTTACGAAGCAGAAACAATGCTGATGCAAGAGATGCCGATCATTCCCATTTACACCTACACCAGTAAGCATTTGGTGCATCCAAGTGTCGAAGGTATCTACCCCAACCTTATGGACTCATTGAATCTCAAATACGTGAAGCTTCATCCGGAACGTCGCTTAAACGGGGAGGCAAACTAA